Below is a window of Cellulosimicrobium protaetiae DNA.
CTGCTGTACCGTCCCTGCACCGTCCAGGCGCGCCGCCTCGTACATGCTGACCGGGATCTGCCGCACCCCCGCCTGGTAGAGCAGCGAGTGGAACGGGACGAAGCACCAGGCGATGACGAACAGCACAACCCCGAGAGCCAGGCTCGGGTCTCCGAGCCAGTCCTTGGCCAACCAGTCGACCCCGAGCGCAGACCCGACCCCGAAGTTCGGGTCCAGCAGCGACTTGAACGCGATCCCGACCGCGGCCGCGGAGAACAGCAGCGGCAGGAAGAACAGCACCGACAGCACCGCGCGGTACCGCTGACGCCCAGCCATGAAGACGCCCAGGAGCAGCGAGAGCGGCGCCTGGATGAGCCAGGAGAAGACGGTGACCTTCACCGACAGGACGAACGCGTTGCGAGCCACCGGGTCGGCGACCACTGCGCTCCAGTTCTCGGTGCCCGCCCACTGCGGGGTCCCCAGCCCGTCCCACGACATGAACGACAGGACGACGACGCCGAGGAGGGGGACGAGAGCGAACAGCGCGAAGAACGCCAGAGCGGGCGCCGCCAGCCAGGTCGACGGACCGCGTCGACGAGCGCGCCGAGCAGGCCGGCCCG
It encodes the following:
- a CDS encoding carbohydrate ABC transporter permease, which produces MSTTSLTSRPGASVRPAAGRPARRARRRGPSTWLAAPALAFFALFALVPLLGVVVLSFMSWDGLGTPQWAGTENWSAVVADPVARNAFVLSVKVTVFSWLIQAPLSLLLGVFMAGRQRYRAVLSVLFFLPLLFSAAAVGIAFKSLLDPNFGVGSALGVDWLAKDWLGDPSLALGVVLFVIAWCFVPFHSLLYQAGVRQIPVSMYEAARLDGAGTVQQFFHITLPQLKYTIITSSTLMIVGSLTYFDLIFVLTGGGPGNATRILPLDMYLRGFRSYDMGTASVVAVFLVVLGLAISLGLNRLSGANRMDSQMEGA